The nucleotide sequence TGTGTTGTCAGAGTTGTGCGTGAAGTCGAGGTGTCACGTGTTCTGTCTCGGTATGCTAATAAGCATGATCATTGCGTATTCTGCATACGACATGTGAGAAGACTGTCGCTTACAGAACACGCGAATAAATAGAACGTTTTCCTAGCGAGTGTCTTTCTGTTCACGAGACTTCTTCCTGCCTGAAGGCGTCCCAGAAGCCGATCGAATAATAGTTGTCACATATATCATGTGTAAGAAGGGACGGAGTAAGACTGAGGTCTCCTGCTCCCCGTGAAATATGTCCTCCTCCCACATCCCATCCCATCATATCGCTTCCAAGTACTTCAGGAACCCAAGTTTCCACTGATGCCAAGGCACGTCAGGCTGGCCCGGTGTAAGTTAAGCGATGCCGTAGCAACTCATTGCTGCGAAAAACCTGTGAGCCACGTCAGATAGGACGTACCGAGGCCCACCAAGCCTACCCGCTCACGGAGAACGTTCCGCTCGAAGTAGCCAGTTCCAACGGAGTATAGCCAGTCCCGAgcggctcgagactaacatctccatttctttcttttaaaaatcaatcaatcaatcccgCCTGCAACTTCGGAGATGGTGGGTCCCGCTGTATAGATATGTGCTTTGAAGGGATTTGACGATTTCGATGTCGTAATAAGGTTCCTGaacggagcacaaagcaagCCTTGAAAGTTTATGTTCCATGTGTTGCCCTGTATACGGATATATACGCATACGTGTATATATGCACATGTCGTATATACAACCGCGCCAAGCTTTAATCGTACCACACGGTACCCTCTGTCACCGCACGTCGCCATGACGAGCGTCACGTAGGTATACGGCGCACATGTGGTTGTCGTCTCACTATATAGACGAGAATCGAACAGAAGGAATTAACTTGGAACTTCCCCACGTTACCTCAACAAAGTTACCAATAAAAACGAACGAGCATCCATGCCGCTTggctcaagaagttactggaccTCAAAGGCAACGACTGTTCACttaaaagttacagaaaaaaaaagtaacgaacCACCTCAAACACCTGGCAAATATATAAGCTCAGCATCTTCTGGGCCATGCAAGGCCTGTACATAGCGTACGCCTGTGCCACGCAAGAAGACCTATACATTTTGTAAGATTGTGCCACGCTATAGATCTAGTAAGACTGCGTACGAAAATACTAATACTCAGTGTTTCGGTACTGTTCGCCACCAGGAAGACATAGTATACGTTCCTCATTCGAGTGTCGGTTGGTAAGCCGTTGGCGTTTTGTTCGTCACCggaccagcggcatgaccgagGGGGCTAAGGTGTCTGTTCGTTGCtagtaaccaaggtcgtgctgtagactgggaggtggggggttcgaatcctaccaccggctgtgctgtctgaagttttccctgggttttccgaagactttccagaagaatgtcggcacagttcccctgaagtcggcccaggacgcatactaatcccccctgtcccccacttcttcctgctgtcttctctccgtctgtccacatctgtacgctgctcatagccacagttgcttcgcgacgctaacacgccATAAAGAAAATCCGCACCGGAGAAAATAAAACGATCCTTTCGCTATATTCGTATACGTTGTAAACGAAGACAAAGAACGAACATGCCCCGCAGTGCGACCAACCATCACATTCGCCACCCAGATTGTCACCGTCAAGTCTTAGTACAGTTAGACAtcctcatagccctggccgGTCTCCCTTGTGGCTAATGCCATTCTCagtgggacgaagaagaagaagaacgtctTTCAACGCACGCCCTTAGAATAGAAGCACGTCATATATCTATGTGGAGATGCCGCTATCAGCTACACCCTTGTGTGACGCTGCAACGCTGTCGTTTATGTCCTTGTTAATTTCATACGCGTATCCCGTCCTGTTAGTCAAGGCATTATCGAGTATTAACGAATCCAAACTAGCCGACGTCTTCCTGGCAACCAGCACAAGCGTCGTAGCCGGCGCGGGCCTCACCAACTGGGCAGTCCGGACGGTGCCCTTCTGCCGATTGATGAACGTCCTAGCCGGCTTCAAGCAACCGGTGGACACCGCACTGACGGCTGCCGCCGTAGTGATTTTTCACTGCGTTCTTGGATCAGGTTCCCGCCAAAAAGTGCCGAGGAAACGCGTGCTTCTAGAATCATCCAGAAGGTACGGACGACACCTACACCGCAAGGCGTTCCTCAGTACGGTTTTACTGGTGTACACGAACGGTGTCCTGGAGAGCTTCAACGCCGGCTGCATACTATGTTCCGACAGCTCACGCGTGTTTTTTGCGCTGATGGTTCAACAAATGGTATCCGCTGCATTCGTGGGTGTGTCCGCCTTAAGAGCTCGCTACACAAATTGGGACTTGGCGAAGGTGGGCTTCTTTTTTTCATCCGGGGTGCCTTTGGGACTAGTGTCTGGAGCACTGATCCAAGAGGGAGCACTGGACGCTCTTGCTTCGGAGCTGCTCTTTTCGGCTTCGCTATGCTCCGGAGCTTTCGTTACGTTATTATTTAAATACTTCGTGTTGTCAGAGTTGAGCGTGAAGTCGAGGTGTCACGTGTTCTGTCTGAGTATGCTAGTGAGCATGATCATTGCGTATCCTGCGTACGACATGTGAGAAGACTGTCGTTTGCAGAACACGCGAATAAAGAGCACGTTTTCCTAGCGAGTGTCTTTCTGTTCACGAGTCTTCTTCCAGCCTGAAGGCGTCCCAGAAGCCGATCGAATAATAGTTGTCACATATATCATGTGTAAGAAGGGACGGAGTAAGACTGAGGTCTTCTGTTCCCCGTGAAATATGTCCTCCTCCCACATCCCATCCCATCGCTTCCAAGTAGTTCAGGAACCCAAGTTTCCACTGATGCCAAAGCACGTCAGGCTTGCCAAAGCTTGTCAGGTGTAAGTGAAGCGATGCCGTATAGCAACTCATTGCTGCGAAAAACCTGTGAGCCACGTCAGATGGAATGTAACGAGGCCCACCAAGCCTACCCGCTCACTCAGAACGTTCCGCTCGTCGCCATGTCGTGTGGAAGAAGATGCAGACTCCAGGGCTGCCACGGTGAATGCGTTTATTGGCTGGTGTGTCTCATTTTATACCCATACACATGTTTGCCCGATACCAATCGTAAATAGTCCATATTATGACATAACAATACCTACTAGACAAGAATCAGCCCGAATGATTATGTCCTCTTTGACCGCGGTGGCTTGCAGAGAACTAGTGAGTGAGTCTGATGTCGTCACTCCATGGCTCAAGGACAACCCGTGGGATTAACGTTCCGAACGCTGTCACTCTGTGCTCCCTGTATGTACAGTGCTAgacaaaagttaacggaacacTACAGGACAGTAtatacggacttacagacacgTGCCTATAGGTAACGCAGTCACCTGTTTGTGAGTCCgcacggtaccattcgctgccagcGTGCCACTCAAGAGGGAAGAATGCGCCGGAGCATGTTCCGCGAGTTTTTCTCCAGTACTATAGGTCACGGCAGCAGAGCGGAAAGCGCTTCCAAGCAAAGTCAAGCTCTTCAACGCTGCTcgtaacagcagcagcagcagcagcaaccgGTCGTGCGTGCGTCGTGGTTCGCAGTTAATTAATGTGAGGCTTCGATATCGAGTGCTGATGCGTTTAAGGACACAAGAACACACGTGTAGGCAGCAAGTTCCTTGAGTATGAGGAGACACCAGGAAGGGATTCAGGGAGGTGAGACTTGCCTCTTGTTTTAGTGTTTAACGAAACGGTTACGcgtaagcgaaaaaaaaaaaaaagttatgaaCAAAATAGaatgcaagctagctggtgtgtAGACGAAACAGGCAAAACGTCCTCGAGGAACAACAAAGGACAACGGAGACACGCAAACCACCAAGTAAACGCTGCGATTTCCCTGCCGAGCCGATattggcgccgagaagtttgggagtcgccccctggtgttcactgaacgaaccttGTCGTGGGGACGTCCCCGGGCAGTATTCACGCATTGCATTGCGTATAAAGGCATTGCACGTGTTAGGGGCTGTCCAGCATTGATATTTCCTGGTGATTCATAaagaaaacgacatatgtgttccaagtaaatcgcatttttattccaatatgacagtttttactgtaagtaacagaaacgaaaccgaaacggggatccccaccaagagacggcgcagtggcgcccctagtgagggtctcgccgccaATAGCTGAAATTGCTCGCGGACCGCTGTCGTGCAGCAGGGTTGCTCAATGTCGCCATGCGAGCTCCTTTTAATTTATTACTCTAGTTTAGTTTAGTTCATTATAGTTTATGATGTACTCTTTTACAGATTTTCCTGCACTCTACGTGCCCAATTACTAGTTCAATATTACCATCCTGCCATATAACTCACTACTCCCGTTTCCATCGTGTTCACATCCTTAATCATAATGCCCGCGATTGAAGCACGCTACAGGTGCGCACGGCACCTCCGCCAATGCGCATGTCGAAATTCAGCCCACTGAAACCTGGCGTAAATCAAGAAACGTATTTACTCCGACGTTGGCTCCAAACGGTGTATATGTCACGGACGTCTGTTTCCATGACAGGCGTACGGTGACATATATCATCCGCGTACCATTACCTCTGGCAAGACAACAAAGCCTGGCTGTAGTAAATTGTTCGCTAACTTCTGGCCGTCAGTCTGAATACACTCAAACATCAATGAGGGTTTGAACGCCAAAGTACACCTCACATGTAGTTAAAAAGAAAGTCCGCCGTAACAAAACGAGCATAATTATACGCGCGCAGCGAGGTATAGATCAAACAGGGCCGCATATATAAGCAGAAGACGGGCTCCGAGTCAGCCGCTGTTTCCTTCGTCTGCTTGTTGCCCTGGGCCGTCGTCAGCGTCGTTGTATTGGACGCTTCTCCACAGCCAGACACGGGATGGCAAAGATTTTGGGACCGACGGTTTTCGCATTCATCGCGTGGCATGCGCTTGGAGTCGATGGTGAGGACGCGGCGTTTTGGGTCACCTACTGTCACTGTTTTTGATAAGCCTAGTGGGAACAGACGATATATATATTGCTATGCtgtttgattgattggttgatgcACTGCGAAACTGAGCTTCAGTGGAGAGGTTGTTCTACTGGGccgaactagagtcactaaatagaggTACAGAGTATGGCACTCCTTTTCCGCGctggagccgccgttcggtgtgcgcgattgggccgatcgtgtcacgtggtttctccttccgagaactcgccgtccatgttgagtcacctccatgcaaaaccggtttcctgggcTGAGAGATGGCTCAACAGCGCGTTGTTCCCcaccggagaagggggagattggcatcccgttgctaggcgacgcagccgcaccgcactcaagatggcgggctcgctcgccgccgtggctcagtgtcgctactctacCCCCCATTTAGTGACTCCAGGCCCAATAAGAGTTCGACATACCGGCCCGAGACATTTCTTTCAATTTGCATTGACCGGATCGCTGGGCTTTCAATTTTTCCACAAGAAAAATGTAGTAATATAAGCCAAGCAGTTAGCTGTAACGTATCCAACGACCCCAACAAAACGGTTGGGGAAAAAAATTctgaaaatcccagagagcttagcgccgctCTGAATTATGAGAACTTCCTTAtcagaaaggaggaggaggaactccaaactgtttcggtttctcctCCTCTCTCAGTCGATTGTCCATGAGGTGTCAAAGTCAGCGAATAGGAAACGTGAAAGACTGTTCTCCCTTCCCCCAGGGAGCCTGAATAGTAGACCACcctgcagagggagctagtattcaggcatcGTATAGGATTTGTGGATTTGTAAGGAAGCAGTACCTTGTCCCAACATACAAGTCTGGCCGAAGCCCCCGTAGGGTTAGAACACTAATTCAGCAGCGGCAGCGGTACTTGGGTCCGTGTGTCATCACAGCTCTGTCACTCAGGCGTTGTAATCTTGGTTCCTGTAACTACCATGAGACCTTCACGATTTCTCCAAATGCAGCCGGAAAAATATAAGCATGAGTGTTACCCTTTCTTACACTCATCGTGGTGATAGTCTGAACCCGTATTGACAAACTCGCCATTTGACATGTACAAAGCCATGGCTGGTTCTTTCATCTATTAACAGTGCGTGCACAACTCGCCTTATCGCTTTTTATCTTCCACACCATGCACCAACAACGTATCATTCTCAGCATGCGTTTGTTTCAGCCTCTCCGCAATGGTACGACCAAGATTATGGACCACAAGCACGCATTCATGCCGGCGATCCAGTGCGCCAAAACATATACCCGTTTGTTGTAAGGCAAACATTTATTCCAATTGCGGCAGCAAGCTCCTCGATCATTTCTCATATGCTATATGCTCTTGTTTTTATTATGTTCATACAGGTGCGGATAACTGTGGAACACAATGAGAACGCAAGATACCCGGGCCCCGACGAAGCCTGCCGAGATGCATACGTAAGTTCCTTTAGCTTTGTTGTTCAGATTTCAAGGTGCTGTCAAGCAGTAgagctgcaatctcagaaaatttttctttttgatagcTGGAGCCCTCAGTACTCTGATGTCACTATTTTCGTCCCAGTTGCgcgctcatagttttttttttttttcctttttaacaGAAAAccaaaattgaaaattataaGGACGACACTATACGTCAAACAATCCACCAACAGCATAGCAAGTCAaatacggcggcaaaactacattccATGTGCATAACACTGGACACTGTCTAAAACAaaagtcggctacgtagccgtcaGGAGCAGtaagccagtcgggaacatagatcaccgTTGCCTCAGAACTTGCACGTTCCCAGGTATCGCAAATGGAGAATACCACGAGCGACGGTCTTGACAGAAATGAGGTTATGTTATGATGGGATGTGGGATATGGCAGATCGGATATCGCTGATGGTTCTTGTTCTTCTAGTGGATCAGATGCGGTTGGCTTGGAGCCTCGTGAGTCGAAGGTGCCGCCACGGTGCCGCCAcggtgccgcctcatgcgtcgaagatgagctgtaacttgcggaaacaaaacaaaaacacatgtatcacAATGCTGGGGAGTTCGTCTTGCGGGGGCGCCACTTGGTGGCTCTGGCTTGTGTTGGCCGCTTTCGGTTTCGAGATGGGGTCTGGCGGCTGTCTCGTGGAGCGCTCTTGATTTGATTTTGGAGGCCTTTTCCCACTTGAGGAGGACTTTCTTCGTGTCGTTGATCTGGAGTTGGGAGTTGTGCGATGCCTCGAAGCCCAACATGGTGGCGATAGGTGCTGTTGTCTTGGGCACTCCGTCATACCCAACTGATGGCGCAGTATGCAGCCCAATCATAGGGAGCCTACATACGCGACTCCGTCTTTAGGGTGGTGACATCTCCAGcgagatgaaagatgaaagtcactggaaaggttagccagctgtaggagtcgaacccacatcttctggattgccgccAGTCGATGTCCCTCaggcggccgccatgttggtccCCTGCTTTGACAGAATCGCGAAGGGTGTtatagaaatgaacttcaccgcatagcacgctccagccaaccatcatcccgaatgataccgttatctgctctgaattgttgaaaatgggaggcgtgtacaccgtttttgtgacaactatgtacagcataagtgttacaaaaaaaggtgtacacctctcgttttaacaaatcagggcagataacgatatcttaccagatgatcgttggctagaagcgtgctacgcggtgaagttcgtttctaagagaGTATCCTCGCGATACCACGCCGTCTAGGGAATGGGGACCAAGATGGCGGGCGGGTGTGTCAAAGGCTGACACCACCCTAAGGCGGAGTCTCCTATGTAGGCTCCCTACCCACCTCCCCATCAGTAATGGACAACGTCCGTACAGCAAGCGCTTGCTGCAGCACGCTTGCTGCTTGCATTCGTTTACGTTGTCTGTCGCTGTCTTTGGAACATTTAATTGTGAAAGTACTAAAATTATGAGAGGATTAACATACTGAAACGCTCCTTGAGTACAAGCTTTGTTTATTCCAACAGCCTAGTTCCGGGCAACCATATTATCCCAAGGTCTGCACTGGTGCCGTCATCACTCGACGGCATGTTCTGTCTTCTGCACGCTGTCTCCGGCCAAGGTAAGCTTTCAGCAGAACACGACACTGTGCACATTGATCACTTTTCTAGGGGTATCGGAAGCCCCTCGTGGCaccagggaggggggggggggagagagagagcccTAACCTAACTCAACCTAAGagagtacagcttgggacaaaagtttacggaacacgcgagccccgtactttttcttcggtgcgacaccctagcggctgccggaatcgGGTGAGTCCACTGTTTCGAAGGGGTGGACGGacgcgctgttagcgacacacactGGTGGTTCCAGGTTCCAGTGTCGCTTATGCGTGCCTGGGAAGTACaagttaccgctgtgtgtcgctaacagcgcacccttccacccctccgaaacagtgaactcactcgcttccggcagccgctagggtgtcgcaccgggGAAAGAGTACGttgctcgcgtgttccgtaaacttttgtcccaacctgtacctaCAGTATAACGAAATCGCTACAATCAGTGCTAAAAACTCTGAAACGACGCAGGACGGACGCACTGCACTTTCAACAAATGTTTAATGATCTGCAACCTTACACACCAGTACAGCACCACCACTCAAACACACGTTTCTAACTCATGTTTTCAAGAAATGCGTGTATCTTACCAGAGTAAAACACTGAACACTTATTTACGCAATTATCTGCAAACAACCTGACCTGCCTCAGTTCTCAAATAATAATGCTCCGCTACCCCAACATTTCCTTAAAATCAGAGTTTTCTCGTACAGTAAAACGTTTAAAGACCTGTAAGAAATGTGCAGCCGTGTATGAGAAAACTCAGATTTTGAGGAAATGTAGGGGCAGGAGGAGCATTATTATTTGAGGAAGTGAGGCAGATCAGGTTGTTTGCCGACAATTGTGTAAGTACGTGTTCAGTATTTCATTCTGACAAGATACATGCATTTCCTGAAAACACGAGTTAGACACGTGTGCTTGGGTGGTGGCGCTGTAGACAGGTTCAGGTTGTGCTTTATCCCCTTTGAAGCGGGGCAGTTTCCCAAGAAAACACAAGCACAGACCTGTTGCTCTGCGGCAGGTGGCGcaagtgagcagcaacatcagcgccccaaattatgcaacactccctagtttagcagacgacgtggcactttcaagtacacggtCCCGAGTTGTTCGcagttttcaagaagcaccgctttttctgtggatttcctacaggttctgtagctttccttggcaccatacagtttgaaacaccatgcaaaacccgctgatgaaactacctactgttgggatccctggccgtttgggcccagaaatggcgctgtgcaaacctCAGTGCAACAGCCCTGTAGTGTTGTGTAAGGTGGCAGATCATTAAGCATTTGTTGAAAGTGCAgtgcgtccgtccgtccgtccgtccgtcctgCGTCATCTTAGTGTTTTTAGCACTGGTTTTAGCGATTAGcctctctaataagaatttgtatttcctcctcaccaccttccttgtcccctttctctgatgtacactagtataaatatctctaaccaagtgttcaatgtatcgcggctgatgaaggacggacggaAGCTTGTTTTtccagtaaaataaatgtttcactACCTCTTTAAAAATACctattttattcacttgcgagtgctagacttctcccagtTTTTGCCGATTTTATCGTGTGTGTTCAACAGGCCCAAAGTGGTACTTTATTCAGCGCCTacagtaaccgtgtattcacacgagcgacattcccccagaagcggaagacgtgagaagcgtcatagctttctgctgccacgtgagcgctcaacgtcgttgTCTTCAAGTATACACTGCTAGCCGTGGGGAGAATACCCTGCTACAcaaccacaagatattccgtagcagacgacaggaagacACGCCCACGGTGCCGTCtgccaagtgtcgtctgctaagtgcgcagttcgcaactcccgatattccgcaccgtgtggaTGCTCAACGTAACACCGGTCGGAACTTCGGCTctctgttttccttttcttcaactAGAATATAAGTGTTGAAACTGTTGCAGGAATTATCATGCACAGTACAGTGTCCACTTCGGAGCAGCAAATGTGGACAGGCAAAAGCCCAAGAAGGTGACCCGCATCTTTCGGCACCACAACTGCACGCTCTACGGTGGACTGCAAAGAGCGGGCCACGACCTGGCGGTGTTCCAGGTTGCCAACGATTTCCCTGACGCGGTAACACCAATCCAACTCCCCAAAGCGTTCCCGTCGTACCTTTTCGGCGAGGAGCTCGATACGGCGGGATGGGGAAACCTTAACGAAGGTCAGTACTCCCTCCAGGCAGGTAGTCGGAATCAGGTATACTTAGGTCCCttcgttttcaggttttatgatttttcgaattcgtgtgggggggggggggggggggggggggatcgggtgctatttacataCGAGAATTCGGGCGCTGCGATCTCTgttatcggggaattttcgggtgaaacaaaaggcatatgaaacgagccactgctgtgacactgggacgagaaacaagaatatttatatttc is from Ornithodoros turicata isolate Travis chromosome 8, ASM3712646v1, whole genome shotgun sequence and encodes:
- the LOC135367231 gene encoding chymotrypsin-2-like, which produces MAKILGPTVFAFIAWHALGVDASPQWYDQDYGPQARIHAGDPVRQNIYPFVVRITVEHNENARYPGPDEACRDAYPSSGQPYYPKVCTGAVITRRHVLSSARCLRPRNYHAQYSVHFGAANVDRQKPKKVTRIFRHHNCTLYGGLQRAGHDLAVFQVANDFPDAVTPIQLPKAFPSYLFGEELDTAGWGNLNEGYGNVQHSRQLQQAILRLQRGKVCREYLDNWILEGQVCTTAVRGYPQQDDFGAPLWYNEGGWRLLGVFSWYAETYDGDVVSVFTTTTDHQKWLQQFTRNKRRQYE